The following proteins are co-located in the Poecile atricapillus isolate bPoeAtr1 chromosome 2, bPoeAtr1.hap1, whole genome shotgun sequence genome:
- the LOC131575489 gene encoding inositol 1,4,5-trisphosphate receptor-interacting protein-like 1 has product MDTWVLWFLLLQSIVHYPQPVGDDLDEATRLLMEERARFQERERILLELEVEQLALMQSGPSWGDLLWSALQAWQVWAFVGLLLLLLPLWFMWRKRRREAEVSGEREKESEEEDKARSYDLAWLLEERIQWPVQDLQAGCDRTTAMMEKLLSALRRALVGTFFPVLHQAIGFGSAFEGWTESGEESVYHVLVPLTAPSGHIFRLERDTDWLRPGRNFRVRVELVCSCPRGQEGVNMMCFRHHPDVIGMLTEQPNLLDMLCTGSYLDVEKTVYFFYRLLGVSWQRLPESRSWHLALHCSQRFCHLRLSNGQESFQVQVMLGLQRFTSDIFISSRPRGAHTPSTVWPETYSMAETKFFRHMARQLPQDSSHLKCLQLLAAAFQECKGFSIHSIKTIIMHQLNTVPLSQWHSRYFLLQLSDVLEQLRLALQKKHLQHFIVGNQRLPEEIRLPPDVRTARPSNLFHSLWQDRAAHSQAMQACLDLRHRLARLLAYGHC; this is encoded by the coding sequence ATGGATACCTGGGTATTGTGGTTCTTGCTCTTGCAAAGCATAGTCCACTACCCACAGCCCGTGGGGGACGATTTGGACGAGGCGACGCGTCTGCTCATGGAGGAGCGTGCAAGATTCCAGGAACGCGAGAGgattctgctggagctggaggtggaGCAGCTCGCCCTGATGCAGAGTGGCCCATCCTGGGGAGACCTGCTCTGGTCTGCCTTGCAGGCCTGGCAGGTCTGGGCATTTGTCGGGCTCTTGCTTCTTCTCTTGCCCCTATGGTTTATGTGGAGGAAGAGAAGGCGTGAGGCAGAGGTCAGCGGCGAGCGGGAGAAGGAGAGCGAGGAAGAGGACAAGGCACGGTCATACGATCTGGCATGGCTTCTGGAGGAGCGCATACAGTGGCCTGTACAGGACCTGCAGGCAGGCTGCGACAGGACAACGGCCATGATGGAGAAATTGCTAAGTGCCCTCAGGCGTGCCTTGGTTGGGACTTTCTTCCCGGTGCTGCACCAAGCCATTGGTTTTGGCAGTGCCTTTGAAGGCTGGACTGAGAGCGGGGAGGAAAGTGTGTACCATGTGCTTGTACCCCTGACTGCTCCCTCAGGCCACATCTTCCGCCTGGAGCGTGACACTGACTGGCTGAGGCCCGGCAGGAACTTCCGCGTCCGCGTGGAGCTGGTGTGCAGCTGCCCGAGGGGGCAGGAGGGTGTGAACATGATGTGCTTCCGCCACCACCCTGACGTGATTGGCATGCTAACTGAGCAGCCCAACCTCCTAGACATGCTGTGCACCGGCTCCTACCTTGACGTGGAGAAAACGGTCTACTTCTTCTACAGACTGCTGGGAGTAAGCTGGCAGCGTTTGCCTGAGTCACGCAGTTGGCATTTAGCGCTGCACTGCTCCCAGCGCTTCTGCCACCTCAGGCTGTCCAACGGCCAGGAAAGCTTCCAGGTTCAAGTGATGCTTGGGCTACAGCGATTTACCTCGGACATCTTTATCAGCAGCCGGCCTCGAGGGGCCCACACCCCAAGCACAGTGTGGCCTGAGACCTACAGCATGGCAGAGACAAAGTTCTTCAGGCACATGGCCAGGCAGCTCCCTCAGGACAGCTCGCACCTCAAAtgcctgcagctccttgctgcagCTTTTCAGGAGTGCAAGGGCTTCTCCATCCATTCCATCAAGACCATCATCATGCACCAGCTGAACACCGTACCGCTCTCACAGTGGCACAGCAGGTATTTCCTGCTTCAGCTGTCCGatgtcctggagcagctgcgcTTAGCTCTGCAAAAGAAACACCTGCAGCATTTTATTGTGGGCAACCAGAGGCTTCCAGAGGAGATCAGGCTGCCCCCAGATGTACGAACGGCTAGGCCATCCAACCTCTTCCACAGCCTGTGGCAGGATCGGGCTGCCCACTCCCAGGCCATGCAAGCCTGCCTTGATCTGCGCCATCGCCTGGCGAGGTTGCTGGCCTATGGCCACTGTTAG